In one Diprion similis isolate iyDipSimi1 chromosome 6, iyDipSimi1.1, whole genome shotgun sequence genomic region, the following are encoded:
- the LOC124407688 gene encoding uncharacterized protein LOC124407688 isoform X1, whose product MNNPYRARPARARVDHAAVSGYGPQSQSTWNSMPPERRSGILPANVYQQQPNSLIQPQQQQQPQQQSHDPWDWGTDNGNNGNSDSWNSSIDQKPESLHQLSQHHQFPSGRTNNSQSIQNPQQGMYYANVNRNSRPNVLNHQPTSGGDIPRTSLSRESTPSNKDGYNQYAPYDYNQPSQQQQHYHLPPRPNSKSSSADHSQWSPSSQQTSNLPLLGNNSSGQQDNIKKIQTPPLPPQSNAYNWNNSDQQLNPSLRNWQNHNAAPVSGAWQEPSLVANKQQSIENVNQSQQGQQTSQTFDPPKEYASPGQSEYYTNWNSHQHQQSNLSNQWSSNYSHNTSNESTQPILHQNMGTTVMNQWQQPMFQPPVSAEELVGTQSTPSIPNQADQNVPSNQWHPPQPHYENVTPKDWTPAQRPVELVTSEKDSISVPHQQHDSLEAAKSNKSINDWQHAQSPPPHFAASTGSTITHTSNIAEQILSGNNHINERKRSVGILPTSSSLVNDSSIQTKPNAIEKNISDESNWPDGDVNAASSAIAQNNTEVDWSTTAEWDTIPTAELSSDFSHLRLSNKPNRQLENQTLPSDMHSSSHSTDGWSSQPISGSENPSDNSPRESVASAQPEPYRDSSERAHASEPEQSLDNPLTTSQFEPQEHVLLQTHQPENSRASEPVPQNAGYDQWYAQRNPVTQSENSWYRNDHQGKSQKWMHEQNIENYENIQQSAEFGNLEVVTPVLQKRNIYGSHDSMNRETLDNEPKASVNQIKESSTPRDFQEDINNVEVPSLQQTQQSLQVEQAPDNYEFASNDRNTFLETGELTDSHQQHEPTPPSQDDENDEVPNDIPFLREVPGQSSNSDPRRNDPTGQEQNIQVGPRSLDPRRNDPSGQEHTVQPIRNISDRTERRDVPPGQERSAPLPPRTDTELPERRNDPSGRERSLPPQPPRNDSVTDNRRNLSETRRNDPSGEECLQSQPVVVPEPADLREVPGRGNENEEPIQQADSGLRQIPGGASPSAEIQVSNDRDDTRVVTGSQEVAALIPASTKHDQSNDSLSKREEAVGASLGENQGSAGQITRIDSYEEGDDEGSGNSRDESRERRRERSPERRGYEYDRKNRYYDRDRDFDEEYYYESRRGGDFDRTYNSREDLDRREGPYRDDERRHTSKDDLDRRGRDKDDTDNQKIRARPKDDLEDRRRRDDDRRKVREELDARGRDHRDYDPRYFRDREYADRDRRREPDRRGRRYEDYDPREPYRRDYYEDLYARNSRPSSRSSYNDRDRDYYPRSRDPYYGYNAYGGAYTDYGANYGSNYYAYLENMRRTNPAAYMEWYQKYYASQHQQAQAVRGNVNYPEDRASVHSGRSSCDESLCDRTTGDKRTIGDISLLEDTTIGSARLTPTKFSTSHVQASFSTGSLVHVHASYPADGELARVDVLRVSSLLAHDPVVRELVAYPGPLIKQVGVTHKKTIIEYCEAKIKKAECSEDVDDPASYILLYKLMVMLIRQNGNVVGVDIAELLLSNQKSYPYTGKLQEVQLRRESVISQKSGGTSGDELNRDTVTPLDTDDTGNLNKMLSTDQITDHFRELLLYGCGQEALEYAMDKGLWGHALFLASKLDKRTHASVMTRFANGLTANDPLQTLYQLQSGRVPASVTCIAEPKWGDWRPHLAMIISNTSPNPEINRKSITTLGDTLFARNHVHAAHFCYVLAQVDFGPYGMPNSKLVLLGSNPHKPYNVFVTNEAIMLTEIYEYARNLSEPGFTLIDLQTFKYGLAVKLVDYGLTEKALLYIEQIAVNITREPSKYPISFVEKIHNLGDRIKYSDPVCKDSIEDVANLGWLNSLVEILNKYKTGEIIQDGMYDAQSDSTKQHREQYESQQTQQQWVVAQPEYSDGPTSLVEPTTSDVKNDWQPMSLPNAVQDPYTQSGQPSQYIENSIDLAQHQQPQSQIDYWRQQSYTQPEYNAPDYSTEWQQHSEQLQYQNQNEQPDNTDNVQQEWNYESEKEEKPPTPDVSNLTSTSHSTLSFNQLSGAPTDNCLRQRKPLNKPDINVSTSVAETCVAQDSVPLLSYVTPFGASCKPHKSLKSSKYPKLSLSYPEIRSGDKINSKCTRATKISSILSKPPSCKPAVFLKCKPKSINQPVVDHNLDAESDDKLQSDNFDLQEKSKLTKTQSVDANKEFENTKAAPLSDLDVQINDRNFELVSRYRLTNRSPHLINNPRRNSQSLKQYCNFEEKKVVRVAPHIRSKDIICDTVDAWSTESTAQFNGEPSYYKPLIFGGTYPIDMPLHRNAIERARLIRQYVQDGKHISKTFDIDAPTNDII is encoded by the exons ATGAAC AATCCATATCGTGCGAGACCAGCTAGAGCTAGGGTGGATCATGCCGCAGTTTCAGGGTATGGACCTCAGAGTCAAAGTACTTGGAATTCTATGCCGCCTGAGAGACGATCAGGAATTTTGCCGGCGAATGTTTATCAGCAGCAGCCCAATTCTTTGATTCAACctcagcaacagcagcagccacAACAGCAATCGCATGATCCCTGGGACTGGGGTACCGATAACGGTAATAATGGCAATAGTGATTCGTGGAATTCGAGCATTGATCAAAAGCCAGAGTCTCTACATCAGCTTTCTCAGCATCATCAATTTCCTTCTGGCCGCACGAATAATAGTCAAAGTATACAGAATCCACAGCAGGGAATGTATTATGCAAATGTTAACAGAAATAGTAGACCTAATGTACTTAATCATCAGCCTACTTCTGGTGGTGATATTCCACGGACGAGTCTAAGTAGAGAATCTACACCAAGTAATAAAGATGGTTATAATCAATACGCGCCTTACGATTATAATCAGCCAtcgcaacagcaacaacactATCATTTACCACCTAGGCCTAATTCTAAGTCAAGTTCTGCTGATCATTCACAATGGTCTCCCAGCAGCCAACAAACATCAAATTTACCGCTCCTTGGTAATAATTCAAGCGGTCAGCAGgataacattaaaaaaatacagacaCCTCCACTTCCTCCTCAATCAAATGCCTACAATTGGAATAATAGCGACCAACAGTTGAATCCTTCACTTCGTAACTGGCAAAATCATAATGCCGCACCAGTCAGTGGGGCCTGGCAAGAACCATCGCTGGTAGCAAACAAGCAACAATCGATAGAAAATGTTAATCAGTCTCAACAGGGACAACAGACTTCTCAAACATTTGATCCACCTAAGGAATATGCTTCACCAGGACAATCTGAATACTACACCAACTGGAACAGTCATCAACATCAACAGAGTAATTTGTCTAATCAGTGGTCTTCAAACTATTCACACAATACTTCAAATGAATCAACACAGCCTATTCTGCATCAGAATATGGGAACTACAGTTATGAATCAGTGGCAACAGCCAATGTTTCAGCCACCTGTTTCTGCTGAAGAACTAGTAGGCACGCAATCCACCCCATCAATACCCAATCAAGCAGATCAAAATGTTCCTTCAAATCAATGGCATCCACCGCAACCTCATTATGAAAATGTAACGCCAAAAGATTGGACCCCTGCACAAAGACCTGTGGAATTGGTAACTTCGGAGAAGGATTCAATTTCTGTACCTCATCAACAACATGACTCTCTTGAAGCAGCAAAGAGTAACAAAAGTATAAACGATTGGCAACATGCTCAGTCTCCTCCGCCACACTTTGCAGCATCGACAGGCTCCACAATTACTCATACATCTAACATTGCGGAGCAAATTCTAAGTGGTAACAATCACATTAACGAAAGAAAGCGATCTGTGGGTATACTACCGACGAGTTCCTCGCTTGTAAATGACTCGTCGATACAAACGAAACCTAAtgcaatagaaaaaaacatttcggaTGAATCAAATTGGCCAGACGGTGATGTTAATGCAGCGTCAAGTgctattgctcaaaacaacACTGAGGTAGATTGGTCCACGACTGCGGAATGGGATACTATTCCCACTGCCGAGTTGTCTAGTGATTTTAGTCATTTAAGACTTTCTAACAAACCTAATAGACAATTGGAAAATCAGACCCTTCCATCTGATATGCATTCCTCGAGTCACTCTACAGATGGCTGGAGTTCTCAACCTATATCAGGGTCAGAAAATCCATCAGATAATTCACCACGTGAAAGTGTAGCCAGTGCACAGCCGGAACCCTACCGAGATTCAAGTGAAAGAGCTCATGCGTCAGAGCCTGAACAAAGTTTGGATAATCCGCTTACCACATCTCAGTTTGAGCCTCAAGAACATGTATTACTTCAAACCCATCAGCCTGAGAATAGCAGGGCTTCCGAACCTGTTCCACAAAATGCTGGGTATGACCAATGGTATGCTCAGCGCAATCCTGTAACGCAATCAGAGAATAGTTGGTATCGCAATGATCATCAGGGTAAATCACAAAAGTGGATGCATGAGcagaacattgaaaattatgaaaacatACAGCAGTCTGCTGAGTTTGGCAATTTAGAAGTTGTTACTCCTGTGCTGCAGAAACGGAATATTTATGGATCGCATGATTCTATGAATAGGGAAACATTGGACAATGAACCAAAGGCGAGTGTCAATCAAATAAAAGAATCCAGCACCCCAAGAGACTTTCAAGAAGATATTAACAATGTAGAAGTACCTTCACTGCAACAGACGCAACAATCTCTTCAGGTCGAACAG GCTCCCGATAATTACGAATTTGCATCGAACGATAGAAACACGTTTTTGGAAACTGGCGAACTAACAGATTCTCATCAACAGCACGAACCCACTCCACCTAGCCAAGACGATGAGAATGACGAAGTTCCTAACGATATTCCATTTTTAAGGGAAGTTCCTGGTCAGTCTAGTAATTCTGATCCTCGCCGAAACGATCCTACTGGGCAGGAGCAAAATATTCAAGTCGGTCCACGGAGCTTGGACCCTCGTAGAAATGACCCGTCAGGTCAAGAACACACTGTTCAACCAATAAGAAATATCAGTGATAGAACAGAGCGTAGAGATGTTCCACCTGGACAAGAACGCAGTGCTCCATTACCACCACGGACCGATACAGAGCTACCTGAACGTAGAAATGATCCTTCCGGCAGAGAGAGATCATTACCCCCTCAGCCACCTAGAAATGATAGTGTAACAGACAATCGCAGAAATTTATCGGAAACTAGACGTAATGATCCTTCTGGGGAAGAATGTCTGCAATCGCAGCCAGTGGTTGTGCCAGAGCCAGCTGATCTAAGGGAAGTACCTGGCAGAGGAAACGAAAACGAAGAACCCATTCAGCAGGCAGACAGCGGCTTGCGACAAATTCCTGGTGGCGCATCACCCAGTGCAGAAATTCAAGTGTCTAACGATAGGGATGATACAAGAGTAGTTACTGGATCCCAGGAAGTGGCAGCGCTAATCC ctgcaAGTACGAAACATGATCAATCGAACGACTCTCTGAGCAAACGGGAAGAAGCTGTTGGTGCTTCTTTGGGTGAGAACCAAGGTAGTGCTGGGCAAATAACCCGAATTGATTCCTATGAAGAAGGGGATGACGAAGGATCGGGAAACAGTAGGGATGAGAGCAGAGAACGTCGAAGGGAAAGAAGTCCAGAACGACGTGGTTACGAGTACGATAGAAAAAATAGATA CTACGACCGTGATCGCGATTTCGATGAAGAATACTACTATGAATCGCGGCGAGGAGGTGATTTTGATCGCACTTATAATTCTCGAGAAGATCTCGATCGACGCGAAGGTCCATATAGAGATGACGAACGGCGTCATACCAGTAAGGATGATTTAGATAGACGTGGAAGAGACAAAGATGATACAGATAACCAAAAGATCAGAGCTAGACCCAAGGATGACCTAGAAGATAGAAGGAGAAGGGATGATGACAGAAGAAAAGTACGAGAAGAATTAGATGCAAGAGGAAGAGATCACAGAGATTATGATCCTAGATATTTCCGAGACAGAGAGTATGCTGACCGAGACAGAAGAAGAGAGCCTGATAGGCGAGGGCGCAGATACGAAGATTATGATCCTCGAGAGCCCTATAGACGAGATTACTATGAAGATCTGTACGCTAGAAA CTCCAGGCCATCCAGTAGATCATCTTACAACGACAGAGATCGGGATTATTACCCAAGGTCAAGAGATCCATATTATGGATATAATG CCTACGGTGGTGCATATACGGATTATGGTGCAAATTATGGATCCAATTATTACGCGTATTTGGAGAACATGCGACGAACTAATCCTGCTGCTTACATGGAATGGTATCAGAAATATTATGCCTCCCAACATCAACAAGCACAGGCTGTTAGAGGAAATGTCAACTACCCTGAGGATAGAGCCAGTGTTCACTCAGGACGTAGCTCATGCGATGAAAG TTTATGTGACAGGACAACTGGAGACAAACGTACGATAGGTGATATTTCCTTATTAGAAGACACGACAATTGGATCAGCAAGACTAACCCCAACCAAGTTTTCCACATCTCATGTTCAAG CTAGTTTCTCTACTGGCTCGTTGGTTCACGTGCATGCAAGCTATCCAGCTGATGGAGAACTCGCTAGAGTGGATGTCCTTCGTGTGTCAAGCCTACTTGCACACGATCCTGTTGTACGAGAACTAGTGGCATATCCTGGCCCTCTGATTAAGCAAGT GGGTGTGACTCACAAGAAGACTATCATTGAATACTGTGAAGCCAAGATTAAAAAAGCAGAATGCAGTGAAGATGTGGATGATCCTGCGTCTTATATATTGTTGTATAAACTTATGGTGATGCTGATTCGACAGAATGGG AATGTCGTCGGAGTTGACATAGCAGAATTATTGCTCTCGAATCAGAAGTCCTACCCATACACTGGAAAGCTTCAAGAAGTACAGCTCAGAAGAGAATCTGTCATTTCTCAAAAGTCTGGTGGTACAAGCGGTGACGAGCTTAACAGAGACACCGTTACACCCTTGGACACAGATGATACTGGAAACCTAAATAAAATGCTTTCTACTGATCAGATCACTGATCACTTTAGGGAATTGCTTTTATATGGTTGTGGCCAAGAGGCATTGG AATATGCAATGGATAAGGGACTCTGGGGACATGCCTTGTTCTTAGCAAGTAAGCTGGATAAACGAACGCATGCATCCGTTATGACTCGATTTGCTAATGGCTTGACGGCAAACGATCCGCTACAGACTTTGTATCAACTTCAATCTGGCCGAGTACCTGCTAGTGTTACC TGTATAGCAGAGCCAAAATGGGGTGACTGGCGACCTCATCTTGCGATGATAATATCTAACACATCCCCTAACCCTgaaattaatcgaaaatcgattacaaCCTTGGGCGATACTTTATTTGCACGAAATCATGTACACGCAGCCCACTTCTGCTACGTGTTAGCTCAAGTTGATTTTGGACCTTATGGAATGCCGAATAGTAAGCTTGTTCTGCTCGGATCGAACCCTCACAAACCATACAACGTTTTCGTAACAAACGAAGCTATCATGCTTACTGAGATTTACGAGTACGCTCGCAATCTTAGCGAACCTGGCTTTACGCTAATCGATCTGCAGACTTTTAAATATGGCCTGGCTGTGAAATTGGTGGATTATGGGCTCACTGAAAAGGCATTGTTATATATCGAACAAATTGCTGTAAATATCACTCGTGAGCCATCGAAGTACCCGATTtcctttgttgaaaaaattcacaacttGGGTGACAGAATTAAGTACAGTGATCCAGTATGTAAGGATTCAATCGAAGATGTTGCTAATCTTGGATGGTTGAACAGTCTGGTAGAAATCCTCAATAAGTACAAG ACTGGTGAGATAATTCAAGATGGAATGTATGATGCCCAAAGTGACAGCACTAAGCAACACCGGGAACAGTATGAAAGCCAGCAAACACAACAGCAATGGGTTGTAGCTCAGCCTGAATATTCAGACGGTCCAACTTCTCTTGTGGAACCCACTACATCCgacgtgaaaaatgattggCAGCCAATGTCCTTGCCTAACGCCGTTCAAGATCCGTATACACAAAGCGGTCAACCTTCGCAATacatcgaaaattcaattgaCTTAGCTCAGCACCAGCAGCCGCAATCGCAAATAGATTATTGGAGACAGCAAAGTTACACTCAACCTGAGTACAATGCTCCAGATTATTCTACTGAGTGGCAGCAACATTCCGAACAGCTGCAATATCAGAATcagaatgaacaaccagataATACGGATAATGTACAACAAGAATGGAACTATGAG TcagagaaggaggagaagcCACCTACGCCTGATGTAAGTAATCTCACAAGCACTTCGCATAGTACTCTCAGCTTCAATCAACTGTCAGGTGCCCCGACAGATAATTGCCTGCGTCAACGTAAACCACTAAACAAACCAGACATAAATGTCAGTACGAGTGTTGCGGAAACTTGTGTTGCTCAAGATAGTGTTCCGCTGCTTTCATATGTTACTCCTTTTGGCGCAAGTTGTAAACCACATAAGTCTTTGAAATCTTCAAAGTACCCAAAATTATCATTGTCGTATCCAGAAATAAGGTCTGGCGATAAAATTAACTCCAAATGCACAAGAGCCACTAAAATTAGTTCAATATTATCGAAACCACCTAGTTGCAAACCTGCTGTATTTTTGAAATGTAAACCGAAATCAATCAATCAGCCAGTAGTTGACCACAACTTGGATGCTGAATCTGATGATAAGCTACAGTCTGATAATTTTGATTtgcaagaaaaatcgaaactcACCAAAACTCAATCTGTAGATGCaaacaaagaatttgaaaatacaaaagcaGCCCCCCTCAGTGATTTAGATGTTCAGATTAATGATCGTAACTTTGAACTGGTTAGCCGGTATCGCTTGACAAATAGAAGCCCACATTTGATTAATAACCCTAGGCGTAATAGCCAGAGTTTGAAACAATATTGcaactttgaagaaaaaaaagtagtcaGAGTGGCACCTCATATTAGGAGTAAAGATATTATTTGTGACACCGTTGATGCATGGTCTACTGAATCTACCGCTCAATTTAATGGAGAACCCTCATACTATAAACCGCTTATCTTTGGCGGAACATATCCTATAGATATGCCTTTGCATAGAAATGCTATCGAACGTGCAAGGCTAATAAGGCAGTACGTTCAGGATGGCAAGCACATCTCGAAAACTTTTGATATTGATGCTCCGACaaatgatattatttaa